In the Candidatus Rokuibacteriota bacterium genome, GCGAAGATTCCCGCACGCCGGATCCGCTCCTGTGGGTTCTCGAGGGAGGAGATGGCCTCCTTGAGGATTTCCACCGCGGGCCGGCTTCCGATCTCGTGGATCACGTTCTCCTCGGCGCGCGTGATCACGTACGGCGCCCCGATGGGCATGCACCCCTGGGCGACGCCCACGACGGGCCTGGGGCCCGACACGGCGACGCCGGCGATCCCGCCCCGGACGGGCTCGGTGTTGAACAGCTCGAACAGGGGCATTCCGGCCGCGACGCCGCCCACGACCGGGACGAAGCCGAGCACCTCCCGGAGCCCGCTGAGGAGTGCGGGCGGGTCCAGGCCGATCGCATCCGGCAGGAGCAGCAGGCACCCGCCCTCGGCGACGGTTGCCCCGAGCTGATCCGCCAGCTCAAACCCGGCTTCGGCGCCGGCGCGTTTCTGGTCCTCCAGCAGGCACGGAGTCGCGGCCAGGCGTTCTCCACGAACGGTTAGGACGGCGACGGCGGTCTCTCCCTCCACCTCCCGGTGATCGGTCAGGACGCCCGCGCCGCTGCACCCGACGACGGTACGGGCTCCGGTCACGCGCCGGACGACGTGGAGGATCTTGGAGGCGCTGGCGTAGGCGTCGGGCGTGGTGAAGACGAGCGCCAGGTCCGCATGGTCCTGGCCGCTTCGCGACAACGCCTGGAGGCAGCCGTCGAGGGCGGCATCTTCGGGGGACCGTCCGACGGCGAGGCCGGATCCCGCGGCAATCACAACGGCCATTCTAAGCCCTCCCCGGCGCCGGCGGAAGGGCGG is a window encoding:
- a CDS encoding FIST C-terminal domain-containing protein, yielding MAVVIAAGSGLAVGRSPEDAALDGCLQALSRSGQDHADLALVFTTPDAYASASKILHVVRRVTGARTVVGCSGAGVLTDHREVEGETAVAVLTVRGERLAATPCLLEDQKRAGAEAGFELADQLGATVAEGGCLLLLPDAIGLDPPALLSGLREVLGFVPVVGGVAAGMPLFELFNTEPVRGGIAGVAVSGPRPVVGVAQGCMPIGAPYVITRAEENVIHEIGSRPAVEILKEAISSLENPQERIRRAGIFAGLAMDPAKSPLDRGDFLVRSLVGVDQSTGAIAVAEPVRVGQTIQFQIRDAQAAREDLRATLRDLAERLGRRPPAFGCYFNCAGRGQGLFGVADHDVRLIREHLGEFPLAGFFGNGEFAPVGHRNFFHTYTGALVVFPSDPA